One genomic window of Streptomyces sp. NBC_01276 includes the following:
- a CDS encoding phage tail protein, which yields MSLQPGDALTSHNFGLQIDGVMVEYLAEVSGLTLEQDVITYQQNSAQGRPEVALLPGVQKNGQCTVVRGMTQSTSFTQWINDSIRGQMSTARKNASIIMMDYQDNPVKRYNLRNAWCSKIETSTVKAGEAAALTETVTIVFEELVIE from the coding sequence ATGAGCCTCCAGCCGGGTGACGCCCTCACGTCACACAACTTCGGCCTCCAGATCGACGGAGTGATGGTCGAGTACCTCGCCGAGGTCAGCGGTCTCACCCTCGAACAGGACGTCATCACCTACCAGCAGAACAGCGCGCAGGGCCGGCCCGAGGTGGCGCTGCTGCCGGGGGTGCAGAAGAACGGCCAGTGCACGGTCGTGCGCGGCATGACCCAGTCGACGTCGTTCACACAGTGGATCAACGACTCGATCCGCGGCCAGATGAGTACGGCCCGCAAGAACGCCTCCATCATCATGATGGACTACCAGGACAACCCGGTGAAGCGCTACAACCTGCGCAACGCCTGGTGCAGCAAGATCGAGACGAGCACGGTGAAGGCCGGTGAGGCGGCGGCGCTGACCGAGACCGTCACCATCGTGTTCGAAGAACTGGTCATCGAATAA
- a CDS encoding AAA family ATPase — protein sequence MTGPLRERDGARELLAAETERARAGSGGLVLLQGATGTGRTSVLEDAVRDAAGRGLRVLRTRCSPEDSGVPFATVLQLLAPVPDFTDLVPDPDDRGSAARLWRLLYAYAAEGPLLLAVDDVHLADAPSLRWLREAVRRIDRLPVLLVASERSQYDIDPRGAGLAQSLPPSLVRTHTIAPLGDTAAAELVRAAFPAAGPEWTAECVRAGTGNPMLLHALLDDLGGPRPAGPVAADAAPPLPDTCAALYPGSYPAAVSWWLNSAGAATADVARCLAALEEAWPQESEGTQEVQEAQETQEAEETSETAGAQGTREAPQQWTGGGTADPVGPDVAGTLAEAAGADPARVTGWLTAMTRIGLLRPDSAGRPRFAHRLLRDAVLTGWPTARRGAAHLVAAEAILRRGERVEAVAAHLLRAPGVGLPWALRVLRDAATVAVHDARPGAAARYLRRALDEPLSDGRRQQLLTELGSLEYASADGAVGIARLAEAQHLHAAPRDRVRAAVALGTALVGRGEVTTALEVLRRTEGSLDGHPGLTRTVRTATALLSDADLATRQETYRRLSESGRHAPELVGTASRALLVRYEATAGLISAGEAMIRVRALLAKPSDPLAEPFLLGTAAAVAEWADELDEAERLVDRGLAGCRHPALLHPMEDALLNTRADIAAARGDVARLISVRGDGAAVAARAQSGPSNRDAHVLMALVHAGRSEEAGRLADAFDLSRAPESWQLNRFLYARGVQRLAAGDPAGALHDFLECGRRQTAREVLSPVVTPWRTAVAQCRLALGGGQEALALATEELRLARVWNTPRTVGRALRVLGSATGGRRGLHLAEEAVDTLRDAPADAGMELVEALLAHGRQLLAAGERARARDRLREAADLAERKGGLRLLALAEQALREGGARVPAAARTGSGALTASERRIAELAAAGRTNTEIADLLHLARRTVETHLTSSYRKLGIRRRAELPATLDGPRSPAAAIPDPI from the coding sequence ATGACAGGACCGCTCCGCGAACGCGACGGTGCCCGGGAGCTGCTCGCGGCCGAGACGGAGCGGGCCCGCGCCGGGTCCGGCGGCCTGGTGCTGCTCCAGGGAGCCACCGGCACCGGCCGGACCTCCGTGCTGGAGGACGCCGTACGTGACGCCGCGGGGCGCGGCCTGCGGGTGCTGCGGACCCGGTGCTCGCCGGAGGACAGTGGTGTGCCGTTCGCCACGGTTCTGCAACTCCTGGCACCCGTGCCGGACTTCACCGACCTCGTACCCGACCCCGACGACCGGGGGAGCGCCGCCCGGCTGTGGCGGCTGCTGTACGCGTACGCGGCCGAGGGTCCGCTGCTGCTGGCGGTCGACGACGTCCACCTGGCCGACGCCCCGTCACTCCGCTGGCTGCGGGAGGCGGTGCGCCGCATCGACCGATTACCGGTGCTGCTCGTGGCGAGCGAACGCAGCCAGTACGACATCGACCCACGGGGCGCGGGGCTCGCCCAATCCCTGCCCCCCTCCCTCGTCCGCACCCACACCATCGCCCCGCTCGGTGACACGGCCGCCGCGGAGCTCGTCCGCGCCGCGTTCCCGGCGGCCGGACCCGAATGGACGGCGGAGTGCGTACGGGCGGGGACGGGCAACCCGATGCTCCTGCACGCCCTGCTCGACGACCTCGGCGGTCCGCGGCCGGCCGGCCCCGTGGCGGCGGACGCGGCTCCGCCGCTGCCGGACACCTGCGCCGCGCTGTACCCCGGGAGCTATCCGGCGGCGGTCTCGTGGTGGCTGAACAGCGCGGGTGCGGCGACGGCCGATGTGGCCCGGTGCCTCGCGGCACTGGAGGAGGCCTGGCCGCAGGAGTCGGAAGGGACACAAGAGGTACAAGAGGCACAAGAGACACAAGAGGCAGAAGAGACGTCGGAGACAGCAGGGGCGCAGGGCACCCGGGAGGCACCGCAACAGTGGACCGGGGGCGGCACGGCCGACCCGGTGGGTCCGGACGTGGCCGGGACGCTGGCCGAGGCGGCCGGTGCGGATCCCGCACGGGTCACGGGCTGGCTCACCGCGATGACCCGCATCGGACTCCTGCGCCCGGACTCCGCCGGCCGGCCCCGCTTCGCCCACCGGCTCCTGCGGGACGCCGTGCTGACCGGCTGGCCGACGGCCCGGCGCGGGGCGGCGCACCTGGTGGCCGCGGAGGCGATCCTGCGGCGCGGCGAACGCGTCGAGGCGGTCGCCGCCCATCTGCTGCGCGCGCCGGGCGTCGGCCTGCCCTGGGCCCTGCGCGTGCTGCGCGACGCGGCGACGGTCGCGGTGCACGACGCCCGCCCCGGCGCCGCCGCCCGCTATCTGCGCCGCGCCCTGGACGAACCGCTCTCCGACGGCCGGCGCCAGCAACTGCTGACCGAGCTGGGCTCGCTGGAGTACGCCTCGGCCGACGGCGCGGTGGGCATCGCACGCCTGGCGGAGGCACAGCACCTGCACGCCGCCCCCCGCGACCGGGTGCGCGCGGCCGTCGCCCTCGGCACCGCCCTGGTCGGCCGCGGCGAGGTCACCACCGCGCTGGAGGTGCTGCGGCGCACGGAGGGCAGCCTGGACGGACATCCGGGACTCACCCGCACCGTGCGGACCGCCACCGCCCTGCTGTCCGACGCCGACCTCGCCACCCGTCAGGAGACCTACCGCAGGCTTTCCGAGAGCGGCCGGCACGCGCCGGAACTCGTCGGCACCGCCAGCCGGGCCCTGCTGGTGCGGTACGAGGCCACGGCCGGCCTGATCTCGGCGGGCGAGGCCATGATCCGCGTACGGGCCCTGCTCGCCAAGCCCTCCGACCCGCTGGCCGAGCCGTTCCTGCTGGGAACGGCGGCGGCGGTCGCCGAGTGGGCCGACGAACTCGACGAGGCCGAGCGGCTCGTGGACCGCGGTCTGGCCGGCTGCCGGCACCCGGCCCTGCTCCACCCCATGGAGGACGCGCTGCTCAACACCCGTGCCGACATCGCCGCGGCCCGCGGCGACGTCGCCCGGCTGATCTCCGTGCGCGGCGACGGAGCGGCCGTCGCGGCGCGCGCCCAGAGCGGACCCTCCAACCGGGACGCCCACGTACTGATGGCACTGGTACACGCGGGGCGCTCCGAGGAGGCCGGACGGCTCGCCGACGCCTTCGACCTGAGCCGGGCCCCGGAATCATGGCAGCTGAACCGTTTCCTCTACGCGCGGGGAGTGCAGCGCCTCGCCGCCGGAGACCCGGCGGGCGCGCTCCACGACTTCCTGGAGTGCGGCCGCCGCCAGACGGCCCGGGAGGTGCTCAGCCCGGTCGTCACCCCCTGGCGGACGGCGGTCGCCCAGTGCCGCCTCGCACTCGGCGGCGGCCAGGAGGCCCTCGCGCTGGCCACCGAGGAACTGCGGCTGGCCCGGGTGTGGAACACCCCGCGCACGGTGGGTCGCGCACTGCGCGTCCTCGGCAGCGCGACCGGCGGCCGCCGCGGACTGCACCTCGCCGAGGAGGCGGTCGACACCCTCAGGGACGCGCCCGCCGACGCCGGCATGGAACTGGTCGAGGCCCTCCTCGCCCACGGCCGTCAGCTGCTCGCCGCCGGCGAACGCGCACGCGCCCGGGACCGGCTGCGCGAGGCGGCGGACCTGGCGGAACGCAAGGGCGGCCTGAGGCTGCTCGCCCTGGCCGAGCAGGCCCTGCGCGAGGGCGGCGCCCGGGTCCCGGCCGCGGCCCGGACCGGCTCGGGGGCCCTGACCGCCAGCGAGCGCCGCATCGCGGAACTGGCCGCGGCGGGGCGGACGAACACCGAGATCGCCGACCTGCTGCACCTGGCCCGCCGCACCGTGGAGACGCACCTGACGAGCAGCTACCGAAAACTGGGCATACGCCGCAGGGCGGAACTCCCCGCCACCCTGGACGGCCCCCGCTCCCCGGCCGCGGCCATCCCGGACCCGATCTGA
- a CDS encoding DUF6760 family protein: MTYATDRLHEEIAYVAYHFHWGLDAILDLEHQDRRRYTEQIASLVTRGATEG, from the coding sequence GTGACGTACGCGACCGACCGGCTGCACGAGGAGATCGCGTACGTCGCCTACCACTTCCACTGGGGCCTGGACGCGATCCTCGACCTGGAGCACCAGGACCGGCGCCGGTACACCGAGCAGATCGCGTCCCTCGTGACGCGCGGCGCGACGGAGGGCTGA
- a CDS encoding RICIN domain-containing protein: MSLWTSLEPSSVTVDPGSSTRVRLRVRNNGDVVDEYRFEPVGDVAPWTTVEPTTLRLYPGTTGTVELTFAPPRTPDATAGPNPYAVRITPTEHPEAVTVPEGNLTITPFAEVRAELVPPTVKGRLRGRPRLAVDNLGNTKVTASVTGGDNGDHLAYELRPGNVQIDPGRAAFVDTTLRPRQIIWFGSKEERPYTLTVRRSGTEPLEVEGTYVQRGFLPRWLATFFGLLLALGIAFVMIWISYKPQVRTEATEVPEQAGAILPTTPPLSAPPPPPSPGAEPEPQQSEKPEDDGGGGGGGGQSPEPEGPPPVVPAEKVLLRNSATRMCADLPGNDKGQVNMAVQQAGCAGTASDNQLWNLEVKYPKLGPGGTPLFQIRNVKDQFCMDLGEYGGRPVGTGIGEFHCDGTTADNQLWWIDPQDNGDYWIRNYASNGRCLNVNGGAIVGDRLNISDCSNTGNQEWKIVHPKND; the protein is encoded by the coding sequence GTGAGCCTTTGGACTTCCCTGGAACCCTCCTCCGTCACCGTCGACCCCGGGAGCAGTACGCGGGTGCGTCTGCGCGTGCGCAACAACGGCGACGTGGTGGACGAATACCGCTTCGAGCCCGTCGGCGACGTGGCGCCCTGGACGACGGTGGAGCCGACGACCCTGCGGTTGTACCCGGGCACCACGGGGACGGTCGAGCTGACGTTCGCGCCGCCCCGGACCCCCGACGCCACGGCCGGGCCCAACCCGTACGCGGTGCGGATCACGCCGACCGAGCACCCCGAGGCCGTGACGGTTCCGGAGGGGAACCTGACGATCACCCCGTTCGCCGAGGTGCGCGCGGAACTCGTGCCGCCGACCGTCAAGGGCCGCCTGCGCGGACGCCCGAGACTGGCGGTGGACAACCTCGGCAACACCAAGGTGACGGCGTCGGTCACGGGCGGCGACAACGGGGACCACCTCGCGTACGAACTCCGCCCCGGGAACGTCCAGATCGACCCCGGACGGGCCGCGTTCGTCGACACGACCCTGCGCCCCCGGCAGATCATCTGGTTCGGCTCCAAGGAAGAACGGCCCTACACCCTCACGGTGCGCCGCTCCGGCACCGAGCCGCTGGAGGTCGAGGGGACCTACGTCCAGCGCGGCTTCCTCCCGCGCTGGCTGGCCACCTTCTTCGGGCTCCTCCTCGCCCTGGGCATCGCGTTCGTGATGATCTGGATCTCCTACAAGCCGCAGGTCCGCACCGAGGCCACCGAGGTCCCCGAGCAGGCCGGCGCCATTCTGCCCACCACCCCGCCCCTCTCCGCGCCACCCCCGCCGCCGTCGCCCGGCGCCGAACCCGAACCGCAGCAGAGCGAGAAGCCCGAGGACGACGGCGGTGGCGGGGGTGGGGGCGGGCAGTCCCCGGAGCCCGAGGGACCGCCGCCCGTCGTGCCCGCCGAGAAGGTCCTGCTGCGCAACTCCGCCACCCGCATGTGCGCCGATCTGCCGGGCAACGACAAGGGCCAGGTCAACATGGCCGTCCAGCAGGCCGGCTGCGCCGGCACCGCCTCGGACAACCAGCTGTGGAACCTTGAGGTGAAGTACCCGAAGCTCGGCCCCGGCGGCACGCCGCTCTTCCAGATCCGCAACGTCAAGGACCAGTTCTGCATGGACCTCGGCGAGTACGGCGGCCGGCCCGTGGGCACCGGCATCGGCGAGTTCCACTGCGACGGCACCACCGCCGACAACCAGCTGTGGTGGATCGACCCGCAGGACAACGGCGACTACTGGATCCGCAACTACGCCAGCAACGGCAGGTGCCTGAACGTGAACGGCGGGGCGATCGTCGGGGACCGGCTGAACATCTCCGACTGCAGCAACACCGGCAACCAGGAGTGGAAGATCGTCCACCCCAAGAACGACTGA
- a CDS encoding ATP-binding protein, giving the protein MSAPYAVSAADPLTAGAEAPPGGADGPARALLARLDGLRGRVSALAERRAAGDPTADDPLRGLYLSEEAVRHLLGTWPTSTGGGTESRPAGPGSGTGRAVDEEPAPGPDDRLARLAARSGLTSLDVAVLLVALAPDVDRTFEPLYGYLNDDVSRRRATVGLALDLCGVPAQSAAARARLHVRAPLAALGLLEVDEPERPFLTRSLRVPDRLVGHLLGDDTPDAALLALLRPMPEPLPSDTAADQFTHRLADLLASGPAIVYLREQREGDGLAVYAEALRAAGLDGMCCDLRDEHVAGLLREARLSGRAVVVPALPERPGPLVRALAAAPDVTVLLADPRPYDPYWCPEDPLVLDAPGRRDGGTAAWRAVLGAEADGFDLATTVAPYRLGGDRVRRAARAARALAAFDGGPVTAAHVRRAARRQSASGLESHTRRIRPAVGWGDLVLPEGPLGQLRELALRARHRDRVLGDWRLSAGGGRGRGVLGLFAGESGTGKTLSAEVVAADLGLDLYVVQLSSVVDKYVGETEKNLERIFTEADRTDAVLLFDEADAVFGKRSEVKDAHDRYANMESSYLLQRLESFDGIALLTTNLRANIDAAFTRRLDLVVDFPFPDAGQRLALWRHGLAHVPSADGIDAAPLARDFELAGGSIRGAVVTAAYLAAGRGGEVTADDLLEGARREYRKAGRLVPGEGGW; this is encoded by the coding sequence ATGAGCGCCCCGTACGCCGTCTCGGCAGCTGATCCGCTGACGGCCGGCGCCGAGGCACCGCCCGGCGGCGCCGACGGCCCCGCCCGCGCGTTGCTCGCCCGCCTCGACGGGCTGCGCGGGCGGGTCTCGGCGCTGGCCGAACGGCGGGCGGCCGGCGATCCCACCGCCGACGACCCCCTGCGCGGCCTCTACCTTTCCGAGGAGGCGGTGCGCCATCTCCTCGGCACCTGGCCCACGTCGACGGGCGGCGGGACCGAATCCCGGCCTGCCGGCCCCGGCTCCGGCACCGGTCGGGCCGTCGACGAGGAGCCCGCTCCCGGCCCCGACGACCGGCTGGCCCGGCTGGCCGCACGTTCGGGACTGACTTCGCTCGACGTCGCCGTCCTGCTCGTCGCCCTCGCTCCCGACGTCGACCGGACCTTCGAACCGCTCTACGGCTACCTCAACGACGACGTGAGCAGGCGCCGGGCCACCGTCGGCCTCGCCCTCGACCTGTGCGGGGTGCCCGCGCAGTCCGCCGCGGCCCGGGCCCGGCTGCACGTCCGCGCGCCCCTCGCCGCCCTCGGCCTGCTGGAGGTCGACGAGCCCGAACGCCCCTTCCTGACGCGTTCGCTGCGCGTGCCCGACCGGCTGGTCGGGCACCTCCTCGGCGACGACACCCCGGACGCCGCGCTGCTCGCGCTGCTGCGCCCGATGCCGGAACCCCTGCCGTCCGACACGGCCGCCGATCAGTTCACCCACCGGCTCGCGGATTTGCTGGCGTCCGGCCCCGCCATCGTCTACCTGCGGGAACAGCGCGAGGGTGACGGCCTGGCCGTGTACGCCGAGGCCCTGCGCGCCGCGGGCCTGGACGGGATGTGCTGCGACCTGCGCGACGAGCACGTCGCCGGGTTGCTGCGCGAGGCCCGTCTGAGCGGCCGGGCCGTCGTCGTGCCGGCCCTGCCCGAGCGGCCCGGCCCGCTGGTGCGGGCGCTCGCCGCCGCGCCGGACGTGACCGTGCTGCTGGCCGACCCCCGCCCGTACGACCCGTACTGGTGTCCCGAGGACCCGCTGGTCCTGGACGCGCCGGGCCGCCGGGACGGCGGGACGGCCGCCTGGCGGGCCGTGCTGGGCGCGGAGGCCGACGGCTTCGACCTGGCCACGACGGTCGCCCCGTACCGCCTGGGCGGGGACCGCGTGCGGCGGGCGGCGCGGGCCGCGCGGGCGCTGGCCGCCTTCGACGGCGGTCCGGTCACCGCCGCCCATGTGCGGCGCGCGGCGCGCCGGCAGTCGGCCTCGGGGCTGGAGAGCCATACCCGGCGCATCCGGCCGGCCGTGGGCTGGGGGGACCTGGTCCTGCCCGAAGGGCCCCTGGGGCAGCTGCGCGAACTGGCCCTGCGGGCCCGCCACCGCGACCGGGTGCTCGGCGACTGGCGGCTCAGCGCAGGCGGCGGGCGCGGCCGGGGCGTCCTCGGCCTGTTCGCCGGGGAGTCCGGTACCGGAAAGACGCTGTCGGCGGAGGTCGTCGCGGCCGACCTCGGTCTCGACCTGTACGTGGTCCAGCTGTCGTCGGTCGTGGACAAGTACGTCGGCGAGACCGAGAAGAACCTGGAGCGGATCTTCACGGAGGCGGACCGCACCGACGCGGTCCTGCTCTTCGACGAGGCCGACGCCGTCTTCGGCAAGCGCTCCGAGGTCAAGGACGCCCACGACCGCTACGCCAACATGGAGAGCTCCTACCTGCTCCAGCGGCTGGAGTCGTTCGACGGCATCGCGCTGCTCACCACCAACCTCCGCGCGAACATCGACGCGGCGTTCACCCGGCGGCTGGACCTGGTGGTCGACTTCCCGTTCCCGGACGCCGGACAGCGCCTCGCGCTGTGGCGGCACGGGCTGGCACACGTACCGTCCGCCGACGGCATCGACGCGGCCCCACTGGCCCGTGACTTCGAGCTGGCGGGCGGTTCCATCCGCGGCGCGGTGGTCACGGCCGCCTATCTCGCCGCCGGGCGCGGCGGCGAGGTGACCGCCGACGACCTGCTGGAGGGCGCTCGGCGGGAGTACCGCAAGGCGGGGCGGCTGGTGCCGGGCGAGGGCGGCTGGTGA
- a CDS encoding phage tail sheath subtilisin-like domain-containing protein has protein sequence MPSYLSPGVYVEEVASGSRPIEGVGTSVAAFVGLAPTGPLNEPTLVTNWTQYVAAFGDFTDGYYLAHSVYGFFNNGGSAAYVVRVGGSAGDAAGRGEAAGPAAVTGGSAPAALPPAEPRPLGTFAVAAIAEGLGGPLSVEVSDAEGEGPAERFKLVVKDGDKPVESFDVTAKKGSRSYVVTQVKERSKLIAVTEAAPSAQLARPENQTVTLPAPAPAPVEPAAPAGRTAGSHPGPAQYLGDSADRTGFGGLEAVDEISMVAVPDLMAAYQRGAIDLEAVKAVQLGLIAHCELMGDRVAIIDPPPGMNARDIRVWRQETANYDSKYAALYYPWIKSFDPATGQSRLVPPSGHVAGIWARNDSERGVHKAPANEVVRGAVDLELQITRGEQDLLNPIGVNCIRAFPGRGIRIWGARTLSSDPAWRYLNIRRYFNYLEESILIGTQWVVFEPNDHNLWARIRRNVSAFLVNEWRGGALFGQSPEQAYYVKCDEETNPAESVDLGRVICEIGIAPVKPAEFVIFRLAQFSSGNGELEE, from the coding sequence ATGCCGTCCTATCTGTCGCCCGGCGTCTACGTCGAGGAGGTGGCGAGCGGTTCCCGCCCGATCGAGGGGGTCGGCACATCGGTGGCCGCCTTCGTCGGTCTGGCGCCGACCGGCCCGCTGAACGAGCCGACGCTGGTGACCAACTGGACCCAGTACGTCGCGGCCTTCGGCGACTTCACCGACGGCTACTACCTCGCGCACTCCGTCTACGGGTTCTTCAACAACGGTGGCTCGGCGGCGTACGTCGTGCGCGTCGGCGGCTCCGCCGGGGACGCGGCGGGCCGGGGGGAGGCCGCCGGACCCGCCGCGGTCACCGGCGGCTCCGCACCGGCCGCGCTGCCCCCCGCCGAGCCCCGCCCGCTCGGTACCTTCGCCGTGGCGGCCATCGCGGAGGGCCTCGGCGGCCCGCTGTCCGTCGAGGTCTCCGACGCCGAGGGCGAGGGACCCGCCGAGCGCTTCAAGCTGGTCGTCAAGGACGGCGACAAGCCGGTCGAGTCCTTCGACGTGACCGCGAAGAAGGGCAGCCGTTCCTACGTCGTCACGCAGGTCAAGGAGCGTTCCAAGCTCATCGCCGTGACCGAGGCCGCGCCGTCCGCGCAGCTGGCCCGTCCGGAGAACCAGACCGTGACGCTGCCCGCGCCGGCGCCCGCGCCCGTCGAGCCGGCCGCACCGGCCGGCCGTACCGCGGGCTCCCACCCCGGCCCGGCGCAGTACCTCGGCGACTCCGCCGACCGTACGGGTTTCGGCGGCCTGGAGGCCGTCGACGAGATCTCCATGGTCGCCGTGCCCGACCTGATGGCCGCCTACCAGCGCGGCGCGATCGACCTGGAGGCCGTCAAGGCGGTCCAGCTCGGTCTGATCGCGCACTGCGAGCTGATGGGCGACCGGGTCGCGATCATCGATCCGCCTCCGGGCATGAACGCCCGTGACATCCGGGTCTGGCGCCAGGAGACGGCCAACTACGACTCCAAGTACGCGGCCCTCTACTACCCCTGGATCAAGTCCTTCGATCCGGCGACCGGGCAGTCGCGCCTGGTCCCGCCAAGCGGCCACGTCGCCGGCATCTGGGCCCGCAACGACTCCGAGCGCGGTGTGCACAAGGCCCCTGCCAACGAGGTCGTCCGTGGGGCCGTGGACCTCGAACTGCAGATCACCCGCGGCGAGCAGGACCTGCTCAACCCGATCGGGGTGAACTGCATCCGGGCCTTCCCCGGCCGTGGCATCCGCATCTGGGGCGCCCGCACCCTCTCCTCCGACCCGGCGTGGCGCTACCTGAACATCCGCCGGTACTTCAACTATCTGGAGGAGTCGATCCTGATCGGCACCCAGTGGGTGGTGTTCGAACCGAACGACCACAACCTCTGGGCACGCATCCGCCGCAACGTCTCCGCGTTCCTGGTCAACGAGTGGCGCGGCGGAGCCCTGTTCGGGCAGAGCCCGGAGCAGGCGTACTACGTCAAGTGCGACGAGGAGACGAACCCGGCGGAGTCGGTCGACCTCGGCCGGGTCATCTGCGAGATCGGCATCGCGCCGGTCAAGCCCGCCGAGTTCGTGATCTTCCGGCTGGCGCAGTTCTCCAGCGGCAACGGGGAGCTGGAGGAGTAA
- a CDS encoding DUF4255 domain-containing protein encodes MIHEVDEVLKGLLGGGALTGSGIEVSFEAPTRDWAARRNAPVVNTYLYDIREDVARRQRGHVAVRDERDVVVRRSQPPRWFRLSYLVTAWTKTPQDEHRLLSAVLATLLPREVLPPEELPGSLRALGLSVPLTVAGIQTESRSLAEIWSALGGELKPSLDLVVTAPFPAFPEYDAGPPVTEGATVRVGGVDGDPAASGGRSHRPHQVAAARAARAARKNAASRQETQAGSGGPEER; translated from the coding sequence GTGATCCACGAGGTGGACGAGGTACTCAAGGGCCTGCTGGGCGGCGGGGCGTTGACGGGGTCGGGAATCGAGGTGTCCTTCGAGGCACCGACCCGTGACTGGGCGGCCCGGCGCAACGCCCCTGTGGTCAACACGTATCTGTACGACATCCGGGAGGACGTGGCCCGGCGTCAGCGCGGCCACGTCGCGGTGCGCGACGAGCGCGACGTGGTCGTGCGGCGGAGCCAGCCGCCGCGCTGGTTCCGGCTGTCGTACCTGGTGACGGCGTGGACGAAGACCCCGCAGGACGAGCACCGGCTGCTCTCCGCCGTGCTCGCGACGCTGCTGCCCCGTGAGGTGCTGCCCCCGGAGGAACTTCCGGGCTCCCTGCGCGCGCTGGGCCTCTCCGTGCCGCTGACGGTGGCCGGCATCCAGACGGAGTCGCGGTCGCTCGCCGAGATCTGGTCCGCTCTGGGCGGCGAGCTGAAGCCCTCTCTCGACCTGGTGGTGACCGCGCCCTTCCCGGCCTTCCCGGAGTACGACGCGGGGCCGCCGGTCACCGAGGGCGCGACCGTCCGGGTGGGCGGTGTGGACGGCGACCCGGCGGCGTCCGGGGGGCGTTCGCACCGTCCCCACCAGGTGGCGGCCGCCCGGGCGGCACGGGCCGCCCGCAAGAACGCCGCCTCCCGCCAGGAGACGCAGGCCGGATCCGGCGGCCCGGAGGAGCGATGA
- a CDS encoding phage tail protein translates to MPRQDPGSTIWFTLTIDGESLGHFNGCEGLSSQVEVEQRQEGGNNGFVWHLPTRVTFSTIRLTRPLTPDTAKVAKWISSVQTGIKRPTAQIAALRADGSLVARWGLIDVLPVSWQGPTLDPASSAVATEVLEIAHHGFTD, encoded by the coding sequence ATGCCCCGCCAGGACCCCGGGTCCACCATCTGGTTCACCCTCACCATCGACGGCGAGAGCCTCGGGCACTTCAACGGGTGCGAGGGCCTGTCGTCGCAGGTGGAGGTCGAGCAGCGTCAGGAGGGCGGCAACAACGGCTTCGTGTGGCACCTGCCCACCCGGGTCACGTTCTCCACCATCCGGCTCACCCGGCCGCTCACACCGGACACCGCGAAGGTCGCCAAGTGGATCTCGTCGGTGCAGACGGGGATCAAGCGGCCCACCGCCCAGATCGCGGCGCTTCGGGCCGACGGGTCGCTGGTGGCCCGCTGGGGGCTCATCGACGTCCTGCCCGTGAGCTGGCAGGGCCCCACCCTCGATCCCGCGAGCTCCGCCGTGGCCACGGAGGTCCTGGAGATCGCCCACCACGGGTTCACGGACTGA
- a CDS encoding LuxR C-terminal-related transcriptional regulator, whose amino-acid sequence MTTSSPGTGPNAGSVDRRVPVAVCAADPISHEGAVGQLRRHPEIELREESGPGTVALLVEDALDEAALTRLRRIVRSEGARAVLVVTSMRENELLDVVECGVGTIVWRHEATAERLVQAVLAASRGDGDLPADLLGRLIQQVGTLHRGAAGRTGPPTLGLTPREVDVLRLISEGLDTGEIAGKLSYSERTVKNVMHGLTTRLHLRNRAHAVAFALREGYI is encoded by the coding sequence GTGACCACGTCCTCTCCGGGCACGGGCCCGAACGCCGGTTCCGTGGACCGGCGCGTCCCCGTGGCGGTGTGCGCCGCGGACCCGATCAGCCACGAGGGCGCGGTCGGCCAGTTGCGCAGACACCCGGAGATCGAGCTGCGCGAGGAGTCCGGTCCGGGCACGGTGGCCCTGCTCGTGGAGGACGCGCTCGACGAGGCGGCGCTGACCCGGCTGCGCCGGATCGTGCGCAGCGAGGGGGCGCGCGCCGTGCTCGTGGTGACCTCCATGCGGGAGAACGAGCTGCTGGACGTGGTGGAGTGCGGTGTCGGCACGATCGTCTGGCGCCACGAGGCCACCGCCGAGCGGCTGGTGCAGGCGGTGCTGGCGGCGTCCCGCGGTGACGGCGATCTGCCCGCCGATCTGCTCGGCCGGCTCATCCAGCAGGTGGGCACGCTGCACCGGGGTGCGGCGGGCCGGACCGGGCCGCCGACCCTCGGGCTCACCCCGCGTGAGGTGGACGTCCTGCGTCTGATCTCCGAGGGCCTCGACACCGGTGAGATCGCGGGCAAGCTCTCCTACTCCGAACGGACCGTCAAGAACGTCATGCACGGGCTCACCACGCGGCTCCACCTGCGCAATCGCGCGCACGCCGTGGCTTTTGCCCTGAGGGAAGGCTACATCTGA